The genomic segment AAGACCTATTTTGATACTAGGTTAACAAGGTGTATTCCGAGATCATTTCACATAAAACTCATATCATTCATTATCAATCATTAATAAAAGTTTGTAAGATATTTGAGATTTTAAGAGTGGAGACAATAGTGTTTGTCTGTAGGCATCTCCCTTGGCCACTTCcgtgttttaatgttttaaaggGTTTATTCCGTTGTTTGATGTTGACCTTTGGTAGACTGATAAGGCCTACATTTAAACTTTAGGTCTGCCAAATGTATTCGTAAAATTGTAGAAAAGAATACATGTGcagaaaaaattcaaaaggCAGATTTAGtagataattatattatttatttttcctgtGATCATATAGTTTCATGCTTTTGGTTTTCGTGTGATTAAAGTGTaattattttgaagaatgtgTGAAAATTTTCCTTATATTCTTTATCATAACACTCTTTGGTACACTGTTGTCAgggatatataatgtatattggtatatatttatatgtctCAGCTTTTGATATAATGGATATAATTTTCTGTTAAAGAACAgcgatttgtttatgtgttttaAACCCACCATTATCATGTCATGTGCTGTTCAAATCACCCTTGGTCTGTTTTCTGTTATTCATTGGCTTTCTGTTCTTAGACAATCCCTCCAAAGAATTCAGAACGAATCTTTCAATTTCTGATCTTGGTTGTGTAGACTAGTGTGAAGAGCAAGATAAAAGGCCATTTTAGATGTTGGCAACTTTTCAGATATTTGTTAAAGCTATTTCTCAAATACTGGCTAGACATTGATTCCATCTGGCCCTTAGTGGTGCTTGTTCAACACTGGCACTAATCGTAAGAAAACAGCTGCCAGTTCTCAAGTTTTAGATGAATTCGGTACTTAGTTGTTGCTGTTAAGACCGATCACAACAAGGTAGCTGCTGGCCAGTTGTCTCACAATGACGTACACATTTTATCAGGAAATTTCATAGTTTCTATCTGGATTCCGTTTAATGATGGATTTTAGGTGTCATTTTTAACCAGATAGCCACACGACTGAgataacaaatttgacccctggATATTGCAATTTTTCAGAAATGAGAAGGCTTCTTTGATCTTTCATATTTCAGTTAAACTTGCTTTATCAAAAATATGATATCTGATGGCGTTATTTCTGCAGAATGATTTTCTAGTCAATAGGTGAAAAGACAAATATATTAAACTTTTAAGCAGCAGTAGTTTACTCCAGTCGGTAAGAGTTAAGACTGAACTTTACAATTGTTGACACTATGATTCTATAGGAGCTCTTGCCttgcttttttcttttttttccccccaaatgtttacattttcaacttacACAAAATGATTTGCttcattgatttaaaatattttctgtacAGAAGTGTCCATGAGCTGACAGATGGTGTTTGTTATATTCAATGATATATTCAATGGAagtaatacatttttgttttatatttcttgAGTGTGGACATGGGTCTTATACAAGAGAAACACCTTTCTAATTTCATGATCAGTCATCATTTGTTTTAGTTGAGAACATTTTGTAGAACTGTAATGATTTGTAAGACAGCATTAGAGTGTACGTCTCCACTCGCCGTTATCACAGAGTATGGTTTGTATGATGGGTGTGTCTTTACTATTGTTCCTGACAGTGTTTACAGTTATCTATCAGATATACGTTGTAAAGCGCAGTTTtatgttcaaaaataaaaatacagagGTTTTTTGGTAACAGTTTGTGTTCTGTTTCATTTTGATACGACCGTTCAGCAGCTAGTGCTAAAAATAGATTGAAAATGTGTAACAGATGGttcatcatcattattatcatcatcCTGGACAGATGTTGACTCTAAAGGTTGAGCTGCTCCGGTTTGGTCTTATGAGCGCgttgtatatcattattttagTTGAGACCTATTCATAATCATTAACTGGGCCACTgaacatttaaatatgaaataatagtaTACATTGAGTTGCTAAATTGTGAGTACTGGTCATTTTGTAAGTGAAAACTGGAAAactaatattttctattttgtaaatttgttgtttgaaataatgtaaaatcGCTCAAGTGTATGAATATGtcttttaacaataatttttcATGAAGCAGAATTAGCTTTCCGGAGGAAATACGacattgtatctttattgtGAAATTTGATGTTTAAAAACAGAATAAATCTCTTCTTGATTATCTATCAAGATTATCAAAACATGAACATAATGATTCAAAATACATCGGTTATACATCTCGGGACCAGTTCCTGAGTTTGGGCCTTTTGGCATTTTATTTTGTGCATTTATTTGATCTCAAAGCTGATGTATGTATAGATAACAGCATTTCTAGGTTTGTGGCCTCCGTGGCCTTTCATCGGGGGTCGTGTCGACTAGTCGACTAAACTGACCCTTCAACTTGTAGCTTCTGCATCCATATGGTATTTTGGTTGTCACAGTAGAAATTTCTAAGGAATATTCGTAAACAAAATATCCTGATTTAAGTCGTTTCTTTCCAATGTATtggtatataattaaaacaaagaaGGGATAGGCTATTATGACAATGTCTTTACTTTCTAACATACTGGtatttaatcaaaacaaagtAAGGACGTCacgaaaaaaacatttattgtaGTTTCTCGCGCAATCTCTCTCGACCCACACATTACAACTAAACACACTCACAGGAAATAAAATGCACTTGTTTCTTCTAGAATCGAGCAAACTTCGTTGATTTATGAGTTTGTCGATAAAATGTTATCTAGATTAAGTTATTAGAATGACTGAATTTATGTAAATCCACTCGAATTTTTAATCCACGAATTCCATCAATGTATTGATGTTCTTGTCCTTGAACTATCTGTTTCAAACTTTGAGTAGCTATTTTCTAAAAGAGGAAAATGATCTACTCTAACTAACGATCTAGCGATATCTAATAATTTTATTTACCGTTCCACCTTTGTTTCACTGTTCTAGTTCTTAGATTAGTTTTTCCACGATCTATTCTTGAACTAGCTGTTTAGACAATTAGCAACGTTATCTATTAAGCGAATATTGGTTCCGTGATGAATCATGATCAATCTTCAGGAAACAAGAAACCATATTTCTTTACAGCAATGGTAATTACTGTATAGCGTTCCTTATTTACATATCAATTATTATTCAGGAGTTATTCGACACTCGCGAATTCATCATACACTATCTTCTATTACATCACTTTAATTGTCTGACAACAATGAGAATGTTTATGACCAATGAGAATCTGAATGTCTAGTATTTCCGTTTGTTTTTGGCCTCTTCCTTTCGTTGTTCTTCCTCCGCCTGGCGTTTTTTCGTCACCTCTTTCATTTTTAAGACCACCTCgctgaaaaaaaaccaaatataAATAATCGTATTCGTCTCTAGTCgtatgacaaaataaaataaaaacaaattatgtgCAAATCATCCTGTATAAAGAACTGTCAGTTAAAAACATTAGAATATCGACAATTCTACATAGTTACTGAAAATAGTTATGTTGAAACATTTCTGAATTAGACGATACATTAAGTGTTTACCTGAAATCAAGGTCACCATCCTCGTCGATGTCTATAAACTGAATGAGCTTGTCCACTTGGTAGTCAGTAAGGTCTATCTTCGCCTCCTGAAATCGCACAAGAAAGACGATAATGTGAATGTTGTAGTACTGAAGTAACCCTAATCCTTACGACTGGAGCTTACCTCACATATAGTGCTGTGTTAGCGACTGGCAATAACGTGAAGTCTAGTATGGTATGATGTTTGATCTAGAAATGCTAGCCTTCtatatttctttgtttcatGCAGGATAATGTAACTAGAATGCGATGTTACTGAAGTTGAAATACAATTTGATAATCTTTTGATATTAACCTTGATTCCTTCGCGGAATTCGTCGTAGTCCACGCTATTACTTCCATCGTCGTCGAATCGTGCGAACAGCTCGGAGATTGTAAGGTTGTGTCTGTCCATGTATTCCTTGATGGTGAGTAAGGCGTCCTCCCCAACATCTATAGACCCAGCCATCTTACGTTTACCATACATGTCGCTATAACCAAACTTTATCTCCAAATCGGCATGCTTCTCCTTCAAGTCATCCACTTTCTCTTGGAACCTTGGTCCCAAGATTACATCCTGTGTAAATCAGAGAATTACCATTTGTCAAATACTTCGACATACATCGAAGAGCTAACGTTGTTCTTCGGGAGTTGTTACACGTGCATGGTTTGTTAAACACGATTAACGCCTGTCATGAGTTTATAGATTTTCAAATAGAGAAACATCAGAGCGTgacattaatttaaaaaaaaaacaacaaaaaaacacgaATGTGATTATCATCAACATGTAGTTGTTTCCAATAATCCTACCGTCATATCAAGGACGACGAGTTTGGTGGCCTCCATCTGTTCAAACATCTCAATGGCGGCGTCTGCTGCTTCCTCCGGGATATTGTTCTTCCCTATCTGAAATCACGTACATTGGTTGATTAATTATTGTGAAATTCGTCAGCAGTTTTGATATTCAATTTTGTTACATATATTAATTTAGATTGAATACTGATAACGAGACAAAAGGTAATTTTGATCAACTTCTCTAGAATTACTCTATTGAGTCGGTTTCGTGGTAATTATTTGGTGTTGCCGACGTAATATTTCTGTGTACACAGAAATGACGTGAAATGGACCACAACCTGAATGAACTAATGAATCATATCAAGTTCGAATGAAAAGTACTCAAAATTATATTATCTTAAagttacattaaataaaacCCAGGTTACCAAACCATGCTGGTTGCAAATCtatacataaataatttattaaagGATGGTAAACACATTATTTATCTTAACAAATGACGCAATTTTCATCGAGGACCAAAAATTCCCGAAACTAAAAGAAATATTAAGATAGTGTTGATGTACTTAAAGATAAATCTTACTCGTAATTCCTGAAGCGTGTCGTTATTTTTTAGGCCTTTCAATATGCCGGCGAATCCTTCGGGACCTATTCTACAACATGAAAGGTCAAGGACCTCTATGACGTTATTATTACTGATGGCGTCACCGAAGTCCTTCCCGCCGCCATCATCTAGACCATTCCAGGAGACGTTCAGATATTTTAGGTAGGCGTTTTCCTTAAACCAGCAAATGGTGACAAATTGATATCATTATTCCAACAGCATCGTTATGATTAAATCGTCAAAGAAAACAAATGCAACAAGTGAACAGTTTTCCCAATCAGTTTTACTTTACATGGTAATCCATCTAACAGTTATATGACTATTAATGTGCCCATAACTATTTCTGATAATAATGCAGAAAATATACGGTTTGAATGAGAAATCTGGTTAGAATCGTCACAAGAATCAACGGAAATATAATACAAGTTAATGATACGTCATTTCTCCTTCGTAAACATAGACTGGCTACCTGTTCTATCCGACAGTATGCTACATATATCAGGTACCCTGTGTATGACACTAGTAATGATACTGGAGACTTACCTTCATTCCTGTTGCCAGGTGTTTGGCTCCGATTAATCTGAACTGGTTCCAGCTAAGATCTAATGCCAGTAATGCTCGGTTAGCGTCGGCTGGAGAAAACAAAAGTTTTATTTCCGCATTAGTTTccattttcatgaaatttaatGTTTCATGTTATTTTGCTGTGTATTTCTGAGTGATGACCGAGAATGAATGAATTTCTGAGCGACAACCTTTGTGGAGTTTGGAGACCAGATTTCCCAACAGATTAGCATACCCATATGTGTACAAACTGTGCCCCTCTGTTGTCCGACTTGTCTTTTTATCCATACGAGGCTGTTTATATTGAAGAGCGTACCAGAAAAGGAAACCTTGCAAAGGGCTTCAATTTCACCAATAGGTAAACTGAGGATGTGTaatctttaaataacaaaagCATTATTGACCATATCGATCGGATATACCCTGTGGAAGTTGACTCCAAGGACACTACATAAtcttcaacatcagccgcttacTTCGATCTTTACCTACCTGGGGCAGCTTACACCTAAGCTTTATGATAAGCATGGCTGCATGATGGTGTAAATTTTCCAACTGTCAATATTCCATTTCTAGATATTAACATAACTGCTTTCTCTACCAACGGTGATTACATGCCCCAGTTTATTCGATATTGAAGTGCTTGTTGTTCCCAGTATCACGACTTCCGTGACACTACTGACGGAGAGATGATGTTGATGAAACCACGGGGAAGATGATGTTCGACATCATCATCTGATTTgggaatattttatttctatgttcCATGCAAAGTTAGATATGttcgatgcttgttgatatgtccagtggttccattgtcaccaccctaactgACCTAGCCTTATTATGTACCTTGCCTTATTTTCGTTGTTTTTTCAAAGGTCTCTTTTTTTAGCCATCGTTTTTTAGTTGGGATTATGGTTTCGTTACTCGATATTTGTTTTCCTCTTGGAGATGTAGCTGTTCATTCCTTATCCATCTGAATATTGCATTCTATGTAAAGATTGTTATGTTGAAGAGGCTCTATAATGAATGTGTGACAATctataaaatttcaaaaatagatAATTGAGAATAAAACCTTTTTGCTAAGTTGCTTAAGGCTTTTGAAATAACGTATAACAAATTGAGAAAAATACAGTATTCTATTCcacatctaaaaatagatttttttattcGTAGGTGACTAATAACGTTAATTCACCAGGAAGAAAAATACGAAGGAGTTATAGCATCAGTAAATAATCgattaatattattaaattatcCGAAGCCAGAATTCATAAATAATTACATCATCATAGTAAAGGGGAAATACTCAAAAGATTTTCATTTTGGTGGAACGATGTTTTAATGACGTTAATTACGAGAAATAAGCATCTTTAATGACGTATTATCGCACATTAGGATCCGCATGCAGatagtttaaatattttctataccGAGACGTCCCCTGGTAAACATTTTCATCCCCGCCATATTTCCTATACCGAGACATCCCCTGGTAAACATTTTCATCCCCGCTATATTTCCTACACCGAGACATCCCCTGGAAAACATTTTCATCCCCGCTATATTTCCTATACCGAGACATCCCCTGGAAAACATTTTCATCCTCGCTATATTTCCTATACCGAGACATCCCCTGGTAAACAGTTTCATCCCCGCCAAACTTCCTATATCGAGAAAGCCCCTGGTAAACAGTTTCATCCCCGCAATATTTCCTATACCGAAACATCCCCTGGTAAACAGTTTCATCCCCGCCATATTTCCTATACCGAGACATCCCCTGGTAAACAGTTTCATCCCGCCATATTTCCCATATCGAGACATCCCCTGTACACAGGTTCATCACCGccatattttacatttacactTGACTACTATACTACTACACACATTACATACTTGTGaactttttcttttattttcattaaagtCTATCCATGGTTGAAAATCGCTTACATAAAAACACGATCATTTTCTTAAACAATAAGCCCATTTTTATGCTGTCAAGCTATTTATAAATGCATTTTATCTCGaaaatttaatttgtatataattaaacTTGTCATACATAGATGACGTATCGGGAATACATATGAAAAATTACAAGTGAACTGACACTCATTAAGTATTTGGTTAACAGTTAAGAAGTTAGCTAGCTAGCCgagggtgttcaatacgatactcttgtgaaaaggagagtatcgtattgaacacccttggctagcgaagttgtgTCTATAGAGGTTATGTTATGAAGTGGCGTAACAGTACAAAATGGCGGCGACCGACTTTCTGTTTTAATCGGAGGGAAGTCTCGTACAGAGTCAGGAATTATATTGTAGGAATGATTGACGTTTTGGAAGCTCGCTGATGGTTCTTAACATGCCAGATTTAATATCATGCGGCTATAATTATCTATTACAAACTAGTTTATCAGTAGAGTTATAACTATGGACGGTGTTAACATGTTGTACGGTAAATATTAGGATTATTTATATAAGTTGATTCCGTTAAAAACGTTGTTTAATATCACTTACGCTTACGTTGAAATGCTGAAACGTGTAATTGAgcaacaaaaatacaaatgaaaaatgaGAGCTTTATATCTTAAAAATTAATTGTACATTTAGTGCCTTATGCAGTTAAGAGTTCTATTGCTGCCAGTTCCAGACTAAACTAACAATGATCAGGGTGCTAGATAATTCCCGATGTATAGTATATGATGATCCTGTAACAGTCAACTCGTATCATCCGTCTGGAGCCTTCAAACTTGACAAATTCCAACAGTGGAGTATATGGAGATAGGAACGTTTCTCAGTTAAAGCTGTAGACTCATTCCCATAGACTTTACAGCTTGAAATATATCTCCATTGGGGAACTTTCTCTAAagaaatcatgttttttttcaacatcaaTTAAAAAACCTCTGCGTAGATCAGGTATGATGTTTAGTTTAGAGATTATATAAATGTGGTACTCACATATCATCTTTTCAAACTCGGGTCCTGATAAATCTCCAAACTCGTTGTGACTGAGGTCGACATGTTCTAGACTAGAATGATCCTAGAAAAATAAACACATTCCTAAGTAAGTATTTAGAATGACAGAAAAGTAACATCGATTTCAACAATAGATAAATACCTTTAAAATATGACCCCACCATTATCTACGAATCTACGAAATAAAACAGCAGCGCCTACCTGGATGGCTTTTGTGAGGTATATTGCGTCCTGGTCTGTGAATTGGTTACCTGTAAATGCAGAAAACGCAACTTAGCTGCATCGAACATTCCGTGATTATCCAGCAGTGTTTAACAGTCTACTTCTTATTATGATGTATTTAAAGTATTACGACTCTACGAAAATAACCTAAAGTTGTATGACAGCGTAATGGTACACAATTAACGACATTCGTTCATCAATCGGCGGGATCATATCAAATCaggtttattcatttttttctcgaaaacttGAACTCCGAAAATCGATTTGTCCTAAGGTGCTCTTGGGGATACAGTTCTAAAGTTTTCTCTTGTCTCAATTATGGCTGCTAGGGTTTTCTCCAAAACGGGTTTCTCCGTGTGTGTATATAAGCCATTTctaatgataatacatgtaatttgttttcgGGTTTGTATTGCTCATCTGCATTAATATATTTGTCTTAATTACTACACCTGTATATCATGTCTCGTAAGTATAGATAcctttatattgtacattgtttaatattgtaatatgcTGCAATACACAAGGCTTAGTGTCACTAAACCTTACATTACATACACATCATCATTTCCCTCGACAACTGCACAAGGTAATTCTCATGCATAGAGACAATGATAGACGCCATATTTGTACCCCACAACTACTGAGATTTAATAAGCACGCTGCGTTTTCTCTTAATACATTTGCTTTATATGGAATATAATCTAACAATATGCATTTTTCGACTATTTTCTCATGAACAATCTTATCTGCATTGATAATTCATAAATATGTACGGTATTATTTTGTAACTTGAAAGTTACCTACCTGACAGGTTGACAATGTTGTCATTAACTTTAGAACTACCTACCTGACAGGTTGGCAATTTTGCCATTAACTTGTGAGCTCTCTACTTGACAGATTGGCAGTGCTGTCGGTAACTTGAGAGCTACCTACTTGACAGTGTTGCCAGTAATTTGAGAGTTACCTACTTGACAGATTGGCAATGTTGCCAGTAATTTGAGAGTTACCTACTTGACAGATTGGCAATGTTGCCAGTAACTTGAGAGCTACCTACTTGACAGGTTGGCAGTGTTACCAGTAACTTGTGAACTACCTACTTGACAGATTGGCTATGTTGCCAGTAACTTGAGAGCTACCTACTTGACAGATTGGCAGTGTTACCAGTAACTTGTGAACTACCTACTTGACAGATTGGCTATGTTGCCAGTAACTTGAGAGCTACCTACTTGACAGGTGGGTAATATTGCCAGTTACTTGAGAGCTACCTACTTGACAGGTGGGTAATATTACCAGTAACTTGAGAGCTACCTACTTGACAGGTGGGTAGTATTGCCAGTTACTTGAGAGCTACCTACTTGACAGATTGGCAGTGTTACCAGTAACTTGAGAGCTACCTACTTGACAGGTGGGTAATATTGCCAGTTACTTGAGAGCTACCTACTTGACAGATTGGCAGTGTTACCAGTAACTTGAGAGCTACCTACTTGACAGGTGGGTAATATTACCAGTAACTTGAGAGCTACCTACTTGACAGGTGGGTAATATTACCAGTAACTTGAGAGCTACCTACTTGACAGATTGGCAGTGTTGCCAGTAACTTGAGAGCTACCTACTTGACAGATTGGCAGTGTTGCCAGTAACTTGAGAGCTACCTACTTGACAGATTTGCAATGTTGCCAGTAACTTGAGAGCTACCTACTTGACAGATTGACAGTGTTACCAGTAACTTGTGAACTACCTACTTGACAGATTGGCTATGTTGCCAGTAACTTGAGAGCTACCTACTTGACAGGTGGGTAATATTGCCAGTTACTTGAGAGCTACCTACTTGACAGGTGGGTAATATTACCAGTAACTTGAGAGCTACCTACTTGACAGGTGGGTAATATTGCCAGTTACTTGAGAGCTACCTACTTGACAGATTGGCAGTGTTACCAGTAACTTGAGAGCTACCTACTTGACAGGTGGGTAATATTACCAGTAACTTGAGAGCTACCTACTTGACAGGTGGGTAATATTACCAGTAACTTGAGAGCTACCTACTTGACAGATTGGCAGTGTTGCCAGTAACTTGAGAGCTACCTACTTGACAGATTGGCAGTGTTACCAGTAACTTGAGAGCTACCTACTTGACAGGTTGGCAGTGTTACCAGTAACTTGAGAGCTACCTACTTGACAGATTGGCAGTGTTACCAGTAACTTGAGAGCTACCTACTTGACAGGTTGGCAGTGTTACCAGTAACTTGAGAGCTACCTACTTGACAGATTGGCAGTGTTACCAGTAACTTGAGAGCTACCTACTTGACAGATTGGCAGTGTTACCAGTAACTTGAGAGCTACCTACTTGACAGATTGGCAGTGTTACCAGTTACTTGAGAGCTACCTACTCGACAGGTTGGCAGTGTTACCAGTAACTTGAGAGCTACCTACTTGACAGGTGGGTAATATTGCCAGTAACTTGAGAGCTACCTACTTGACAGATTGGCAGTGTTACCAGTAACTTGAGAGCTACCTACTTGACAGGTTGGCAGTGTTACCAGTAACTTGAGAGCTACCTACTTGACAGATTGGCAGTGTTACCAGTAACTTGAGAGCTACCTACTTGACAGGTTGGCAATGTTACCAGTAACTTGAGAGCTACCTACTTGACAGGTTGGCAGTGTTACCAGTAACTTGAGAGCTACCTACTTGACAGATTGGCAGTGTTACCAGTAACTTGAGAGCTACCTACTTGACAGATTGGCAGTGTTACCAGTAACTTGAGAGCTACCTACTTGACAGATTGACAGTGTTACCAGTAACTTAAGAGCTACCTACTTGACAGATTGGCAGTGTTACCAGTTACTTGAGAGCTACCTACTTGACAGATTGGCAGTGTTACCAGTAACTTGAGAGCTACCTACTTGACAGGTTCAGATATCGAATAACTTTGTTCTCCCGTAACATTAACCCCATCACTTTGGCTCCATAGGTTCCTAGATTGTTTTCAGACAAATCCTGGAAAATAAGATATGAACTGtattatcaatatcaacattaaaaaaaatattgcatgaCATATGATTGATGAAATATTGTTACAAGGGTAGCAGTATTAGGAAAATCGTAAACACGCccattatatatgtaattcaaTTTACACACGAGATCTGTGATATAatcatttactgtatacatataatgtaatttACACAGGAGGTATGTGATGGACctcatttactgtatatatatacatgtatatacaacaaaatTAACATACGAGATTTGTAATAGACATCATTTACTTTCTACATACAACGTAATGTACATGAGAGATCTGTAAATGGtattatctactgtatatacaatacaatttgCATACCAggtatgtaaattatatacCAGGTCTGTGATGGATATAATCTACGATATATACCACGTAATTTACATACCTGGTCTGTGATGGATATAatctactatatataccacGTAATTTACATACCAGGTCTATGATAGACATAatctactatatataccacGTAATTTACATACCTGGTCTGTGATAGACATAatctactatatataccacGTAATTTACATACCTGGTCTGTGATAGACATAatctactatatataccacGTAATTTACATACCAGGTCTATGGAACGCCATAGCTGTCACATATGAccttaaaatgatatattaattgatattttcattatatcattagactttgtcaatatattattctataatatatttatacaatcgaataatatattgataaagtctaattatataataaaaatatcaattgatatattattttaagGTCATATGTGACAGCTATGGCGTTCCATACAGGTCTGTGATGGACATAatctactatatataccatgtaatttacatacatggtctgtgataGACATAatctactatatataccacGTAATTTACATACCAGGTCTGTGATagatataatctatatataccacGTAATTTACATACCTGGTCTGTGATAGACATAatctactatatataccacGTAATTTACATACCTGGTCTGTGATAGACATAATCTACGATATATACCACGTAATTTACATACCAGGTCTGTGATAGATATAATCTACTATGTATACCACGTAATTAACATACCTGGTCTGTGATAAACATAatctactatatataccacGTAATTTACATACCAGGTCTGTGATATAatctactatatataccacGTAATTTACATACCTGGTCTGTGATAGACATAATCTACTATGTATACCACGTAATTTACATACCTGGTCTGTGATGGATATAatctactatatataccacGTAATTTACATACCAGGTCTGTGATAGACATAatctactatatataccacGTAATTTACATACCTGGTCTGTGATAGACATAatctactatatataccacGTAATTTACATACCAGGTCTGTGATAGACATAATCTACTATGTATACCACGTAATTTACATACCAGGTCTGTGATAGACATAatctactatatataccacGTAATTTACATACCTGGTCTGTGATAGATATAatctactatatataccacGTAATTTACATACCTGGTCTGCGATAGACATAatctactatatataccacGTAATTTTCATACCAGGTCTGTGATAGAcataatatactatatataccacgTAATTTACATACCTGGTCTGTGATATAatctactatatataccacGTAATTTACATACCTGGTCTGTGATAGATATAatctactatatataccacGTAATTTACATAccatgtctgtgatataatctactatatataccacGTAATTTACATACCAGGTCTGTGATAGATATAatctactatatataccacGTAATTTACATACCAGGTCTGTGATAGATATAatctactatatataccacGTAATTTACATACCAGGTCTGTGATAGATAT from the Pecten maximus chromosome 4, xPecMax1.1, whole genome shotgun sequence genome contains:
- the LOC117325323 gene encoding leucine-rich repeat-containing protein 74A-like isoform X2 — its product is MSTERPDSKQAGTPRGLDLRRASKNRKRASVDDDTETVLDLKVASVPYDDTGKRTYERACKKYGVIPSSLFLRKLTEKDIDLTNYGLGPKGVMAVSVALVVNSSVTSLILKGNCIDSAGVLYIQQMMTENMSITDLDLSENNLGTYGAKVMGLMLRENKVIRYLNLSSNQFTDQDAIYLTKAIQDHSSLEHVDLSHNEFGDLSGPEFEKMISDANRALLALDLSWNQFRLIGAKHLATGMKENAYLKYLNVSWNGLDDGGGKDFGDAISNNNVIEVLDLSCCRIGPEGFAGILKGLKNNDTLQELRIGKNNIPEEAADAAIEMFEQMEATKLVVLDMTDVILGPRFQEKVDDLKEKHADLEIKFGYSDMYGKRKMAGSIDVGEDALLTIKEYMDRHNLTISELFARFDDDGSNSVDYDEFREGIKEAKIDLTDYQVDKLIQFIDIDEDGDLDFSEVVLKMKEVTKKRQAEEEQRKEEAKNKRKY
- the LOC117325323 gene encoding leucine-rich repeat-containing protein 74A-like isoform X1; its protein translation is MATTKAEYIATTHTPYKSRVCGRMSTERPDSKQAGTPRGLDLRRASKNRKRASVDDDTETVLDLKVASVPYDDTGKRTYERACKKYGVIPSSLFLRKLTEKDIDLTNYGLGPKGVMAVSVALVVNSSVTSLILKGNCIDSAGVLYIQQMMTENMSITDLDLSENNLGTYGAKVMGLMLRENKVIRYLNLSSNQFTDQDAIYLTKAIQDHSSLEHVDLSHNEFGDLSGPEFEKMISDANRALLALDLSWNQFRLIGAKHLATGMKENAYLKYLNVSWNGLDDGGGKDFGDAISNNNVIEVLDLSCCRIGPEGFAGILKGLKNNDTLQELRIGKNNIPEEAADAAIEMFEQMEATKLVVLDMTDVILGPRFQEKVDDLKEKHADLEIKFGYSDMYGKRKMAGSIDVGEDALLTIKEYMDRHNLTISELFARFDDDGSNSVDYDEFREGIKEAKIDLTDYQVDKLIQFIDIDEDGDLDFSEVVLKMKEVTKKRQAEEEQRKEEAKNKRKY